One Primulina tabacum isolate GXHZ01 chromosome 10, ASM2559414v2, whole genome shotgun sequence DNA segment encodes these proteins:
- the LOC142506054 gene encoding putative xyloglucan endotransglucosylase/hydrolase protein 30, whose protein sequence is MINIIRNSMDKIKYCSFYYLVLLVLVLLHVPHAAAFNISSISFSRGFSPLFGDANIVPSDDDRSVRLQLNQYTGSGFKSSDLYSHGFFRAKIKLPSDYTAGIVVAFYTTNGDLFPKWHDELDFEFLGSARGKAWRFQTNMYGNGSTSRGREERYYLWFDPSQDFHRYSILWTTNNIIFYVDDVPIREIVRNDAMGADFPSKPMSLYATIWDASDWATSGGKYRVNYKYAPFVAEFTDLTLHGCATDLLQEAITTDCTNTDYNQFDGADFASMTPKQKVAMRRFREKYTYYSYCYDTIRYPVPPPECVVDPVEKKRFKDSGRLKFNGNHHHRRFKNRGQVMGVNRKNENEEDV, encoded by the exons ATGATCAATATTATTAGGAATTCGATGGataaaatcaaatattgttCCTTTTATTATTTAGTccttcttgttcttgttcttctcCATGTACCTCATGCTGCAGCTTTCAACATATCCAGCATTTCATTCTCCAGAGGATTCAGCCCTTTATTTGGTGATGCGAATATTGTCCCCTCCGACGATGATCGATCCGTTCGACTCCAACTCAACCAGTACACAG GGTCAGGGTTCAAATCTTCCGATCTTTACAGTCATGGCTTCTTCAGAGCTAAAATCAAGTTGCCATCAGATTACACTGCAGGAATAGTCGTCGCGTTTTAC ACAACAAATGGAGATTTATTCCCCAAATGGCACGACGAATTGGATTTTGAATTCTTAGGGAGTGCAAGAGGGAAAGCATGGAGGTTTCAAACGAATATGTATGGGAATGGAAGTACAAGTCGGGGGAGAGAAGAGAGATACTACCTTTGGTTCGACCCTTCTCAGGATTTTCATCGTTACAGCATACTTTGGACCACCAACAACATTAT ATTCTACGTAGATGATGTTCCAATCCGGGAGATAGTACGCAATGATGCAATGGGAGCTGATTTCCCGTCAAAGCCTATGTCTTTATACGCCACCATCTGGGATGCTTCGGATTGGGCTACTTCCGGCGGCAAATATAGAGTAAATTACAAATATGCTCCTTTCGTCGCTGAATTCACCGATCTCACCCTCCACGGATGTGCCACCGATCTGTTGCAGGAGGCGATCACCACCGATTGCACCAACACAGATTATAACCAATTTGACGGGGCTGATTTTGCCAGTATGACCCCAAAACAAAAGGTGGCAATGAGAAGATTTAGGGAGAAATATACATATTATTCATATTGTTATGATACGATTAGGTATCCCGTGCCACCACCAGAATGTGTCGTTGATCCCGTGGAAAAGAAGCGATTTAAGGACTCGGGACGACTGAAATTCAATGGGAACCACCACCACCGGAGGTTCAAGAATAGAGGCCAGGTTATGGGAGTTAATAGGAAGAATGAAAATGAAGAGGACgtgtga
- the LOC142506053 gene encoding transcription factor bHLH91-like, whose amino-acid sequence MYDQESACFDDFQASLQEGLVQEQDDFSQAQIPNCDNNHNFSMEEQIQMHPQNNQLISTQEAAAVMEMEIRKQLDLEFQGTNNDNSNSTASHLIQEMVHNSNWHEMCSFNGDLNQYRYHPNITDIQNTIPDTPYPTTPDLLNMFPLPISSPSFLLNNPDSSAHKSSSFLASLGLLGELNPAVDVSFMASSSVVYDPLLPFNHPPQPPLLRELFHSLPHQGGGYALGVKNGSLFGGTVDEREHVNGVLYQDGNGGRHFENGVFEFSAGEIDCIMKNNGKETKHFTNTEKHRRVLFSDKYQSLRKLIPNPTKNDRASIVGDAIDYINELKRTVNELKVLTEKKRCSKERLKRPKTEEKDRISMEGNESNSLGEMEQPYNNSSLRSSWLHRKSKNTEVDVRIVDDEVTVKLVQQKRINCLLYVSKVLDDLQLDLNHVAGGLIGDCYSFLFNSKICEGSSSVCKCNSQQAY is encoded by the exons ATGTATGACCAAGAAAGCGCttgttttgatgattttcaAGCTAGTTTACAGGAAGGACTGGTTCAAGAACAAGATGATTTCTCCCAAGCCCAGATCCCAAATTGTGATAATAATCACAATTTTTCGATGGAGGAACAGATTCAGATGCACCCTCAAAATAATCAGTTAATTTCCACACAAGAAGCTGCTGCTGTTATGGAGATGGAGATTCGAAAGCAACTTGATTTGGAGTTCCAGGGTACTAATAATGATAACAGTAATAGTACTGCTTCTCATTTGATTCAAGAAATGGTGCATAACTCAAACTGGCATGAAATGTGTAGCTTTAATGGTGATCTCAACCAGTACCGATATCATCCTAATATCACTGATATCCAAAATACAATACCAGATACTCCCTATCCCACCACACCTGATCTGCTTAACATGTTTCCGTTACCTATATCTTCTCCATCTTTCCTGCTTAACAATCCTGATTCATCAGCCCACAAATCTTCCAGTTTCTTAGCTTCGCTCGGTCTTTTAGGAGAACTCAACCCAGCCGTGGATGTATCTTTCATGGCTTCGAGTAGTGTTGTTTATGACCCTTTATTGCCTTTTAATCATCCTCCTCAGCCTCCGTTGTTGAGGGAGCTTTTCCACTCTTTGCCTCATCAAGGAGGAGGGTACGCATTAGGTGTAAAAAATGGATCTTTGTTTGGTGGGACTGTGGACGAAAGAGAGCATGTTAACGGTGTTCTATATCAAGATGGTAATGGTGGGAGGCATTTTGAGAATGGGGTTTTTGAGTTCTCTGCTGGAGAAATTGATTGCATTATGAAAAATAATGGGAAGGAAACTAAACATTTTACTAATACTGAAAAACACCGAAGAGTTCTCTTCAGTGACAAGTACCAATCtttgaggaaattgattccaAATCCCACTAAA AACGATAGAGCCTCGATCGTGGGGGATGCTATTGACTACATAAACGAGCTGAAAAGAACTGTGAACGAGCTGAAAGTTCTGACAGAGAAGAAAAGGTGTAGCAAAGAGAGACTCAAAAGGCCAAAAACAGAAGAAAAGGATAGGATATCAATGGAGGGAAACGAGTCAAATTCTTTAGGTGAAATGGAGCAGCCTTACAATAATTCATCACTCAGAAGCTCATGGCTACACAGGAAATCGAAGAACACTGAGGTCGATGTTCGAATCGTGGATGACGAAGTCACAGTGAAACTTGTTCAGCAGAAGAGAATCAATTGCTTGCTCTATGTATCAAAGGTTTTGGATGACCTTCAGCTTGATCTCAACCATGTTGCAGGAGGGCTTATCGGTGATTGCTATAGCTTTTTGTTCAACTCCAAG ATTTGTGAAGGTTCCAGTAGTGTATGCAAGTGCAATAGCCAACAAGCTTATTGA
- the LOC142505654 gene encoding protein DETOXIFICATION 41-like, translated as MSMVSPETESLLRGPGRLVDLSSNAVEEILQDEHVALRWYCPLVLWESRLVWLLSWASITVSICNFMLSFVTLMFAGHLGALELAGASIANIGIQGLAYGIMLGMASAVQTVCGQAYGARKYSAMGIICQRAIILHLGAAILLSFLYWYSGPLLQAIGQSSEIAHQGQRFAHGLIPQLYAFALSCPVQRFLQAQNIVNPLAYIAIGVFLSHILLTWLVVDVLKYGLFAAALVLSVSWWILVILQLLYVLLSPSCRETWTGFSSEALRGIWPYFKLTVASAVMLCLEIWYFQILVFISGLLPNPTIALDSISICTNYWNWDLQLMLGIAMAASIRVGNELGAGHPLVSKFSVIVLNMTSILISILLSLMVLIFRHGLSKLFTSEAQVIQATSKLLPLLAISVLLNGIQPILSGVAIGSGWQAIVAYVNIVTYYVFGIPIGCLLGFKTKLLAAGIWWGMIIGVFLQTATLIFLTARTDWNLEVAKAKERLRTSAHREFDD; from the exons ATGAGCATGGTCTCGCCAGAAACCGAGTCACTGCTGCGCGGGCCAGGTCGTCTTGTGGATCTGTCGTCCAATGCTGTCGAAGAAATCCTTCAAGACGAGCATGTGGCCTTACGATGGTATTGTCCGCTGGTGCTGTGGGAGTCGAGGCTGGTGTGGTTGCTGTCGTGGGCGTCGATCACTGTGTCGATTTGCAATTTCATGCTTAGTTTCGTGACGCTTATGTTTGCGGGTCATTTGGGTGCGCTTGAGCTTGCGGGAGCTTCTATTGCTAATATTGGTATTCAAGGCCTTGCTTATGGCATTATG TTGGGAATGGCTAGTGCAGTGCAAACAGTATGTGGCCAAGCATACGGCGCCAGAAAATACAGCGCAATGGGCATAATTTGCCAGAGAGCAATCATCCTACACCTCGGAGCAGCTATTCTACTATCGTTTTTGTATTGGTACTCAGGTCCACTCCTCCAAGCGATAGGTCAATCGAGCGAAATTGCGCACCAAGGCCAAAGGTTCGCCCATGGGCTAATCCCACAACTCTACGCATTCGCGCTAAGTTGCCCCGTGCAACGGTTCCTCCAAGCACAAAATATAGTGAACCCATTGGCCTATATAGCGATAGGGGTGTTTCTATCGCACATTTTATTGACATGGCTAGTAGTCGATGTTTTGAAATATGGGCTTTTTGCGGCAGCTCTTGTACTTAGTGTTTCTTGGTGGATTTTGGTCATTTTGCAATTGTTGTATGTGCTTTTGAGCCCTTCTTGCAGAGAAACCTGGACTGGGTTTTCTTCCGAAGCTCTTAGAGGGATTTGGCCTTATTTCAAGCTCACCGTGGCGTCTGCCGTCATGTTATG TTTAGAGATATGGTATTTCCAAATACTTGTATTTATATCGGGCCTTCTCCCGAATCCCACAATTGCTCTGGATTCCATATCTATCTG tacaAATTACTGGAATTGGGACCTGCAGTTGATGTTAGGAATTGCCATGGCAGCAAG CATTCGAGTAGGAAATGAGCTGGGAGCAGGGCATCCGCTGGTGTCGAAATTTTCAGTTATAGTACTGAATATGACAAGCATTCTCATCAGCATTCTTTTGAGCTTAATGGTACTGATTTTTCGACATGGATTAAGCAAACTATTCACAAGTGAAGCTCAGGTAATCCAAGCCACATCAAAATTGTTACCACTTCTTGCTATATCCGTCCTCTTAAATGGCATTCAACCCATACTCTCCG GTGTGGCAATTGGAAGTGGCTGGCAAGCTATAGTGGCATATGTTAACATAGTTACTTACTATGTATTTGGTATTCCCATCGGATGCCTGCTTGGATTCAAAACTAAGTTGTTAGCTGCT GGAATTTGGTGGGGGATGATTATAGGTGTGTTTCTACAAACAGCGACTCTTATTTTTCTAACGGCTAGGACGGATTGGAACTTAGAAGTCGCTAAAGCCAAAGAGCGCTTGAGGACTTCGGCCCACCGGGAATTTGACGATTAA
- the LOC142506015 gene encoding aspartic proteinase CDR1-like: MFLKSIFLVYLATISIIPLSVAQNLEPKTSGFTVDLIHRDSTEPPLQRTNNALRRSLDRLQRLKALKFSKKPETEIVTSPTGEFIMKYSIGTPPVTTFGIADTGSDLTWTQCPPCIKCFKQIIPLFYPKKSSTYRRIPCKDATCRDIQLGSCSKSRHNCLYSQGYGDGSTTEGELARDTLTLGSGTGKTASFPNITLGCGFKNSGIFGEDESGIVGLGAGKYSLVGQLYPAIQGKFSYCLVPLSSETANSSKLHFGTEAVVSGAGVVSTPLELNTAEVPFYILKLQGITIGNQRFYVDDDEIVSKPRSQEVNTIIDSGTTLTYLPYRLYNKVESVVKSTIKLKPVQDPLGVLDVCYYTPKDLKFSDMIIHFKGADVRLKTENAFVRTNNVTTCLAFKPSVNFPIYGNLAQTNFLVGYDLQKRTVSFKPTDCSKS; encoded by the coding sequence ATGTTCCTTAAATCAATTTTCCTCGTTTATTTAGCTACAATTTCCATTATTCCATTGTCTGTAGCTCAAAATCTTGAACCCAAAACTTCCGGCTTCACCGTCGATCTCATCCACAGAGACTCCACAGAACCGCCTTTGCAACGTACCAATAATGCGTTGCGGCGTTCCCTCGATCGCCTGCAGCGTTTGAAAGcattaaaattttcgaaaaaacccGAGACAGAGATTGTTACATCCCCAACCGGTGAATTTATTATGAAATACTCCATCGGCACTCCCCCGGTTACTACGTTCGGCATTGCGGACACCGGGAGTGATCTGACATGGACTCAGTGCCCGCCATGCATTAAATGTTTTAAGCAAATAATACCTCTCTTCTATCCAAAAAAATCATCCACATATCGGAGAATCCCTTGTAAGGATGCCACTTGCCGCGATATTCAACTGGGATCATGCAGCAAGTCTCGGCATAACTGCCTTTACTCTCAGGGATATGGCGACGGATCCACAACCGAAGGCGAGCTCGCCAGGGACACACTTACATTAGGCTCGGGTACGGGTAAAACAGCGTCGTTCCCGAATATTACATTGGGGTGTGGATTCAAGAACTCCGGCATTTTTGGCGAGGACGAATCGGGTATCGTAGGTCTCGGGGCGGGGAAATACTCACTTGTAGGGCAACTGTACCCTGCGATCCAAGGGAAGTTTTCGTATTGCTTGGTGCCATTGTCGTCGGAGACAGCGAACTCGAGCAAACTACATTTTGGTACCGAAGCTGTCGTCTCGGGTGCCGGGGTTGTCTCGACTCCTTTGGAGCTAAATACAGCGGAAGTACCTTTCTACATTTTGAAACTCCAAGGGATCACCATTGGGAACCAAAGGTTTTACGTGGACGACGACGAAATTGTTTCCAAGCCACGTTCTCAAGAAGTAAACACCATCATCGACTCAGGCACAACGCTGACGTATCTCCCATATAGATTGTACAACAAGGTGGAGAGCGTAGTTAAATCTACGATCAAGCTGAAGCCCGTTCAGGATCCACTAGGGGTTTTAGATGTGTGTTATTATACTCCAAAAGATCTGAAGTTTTCAGACATGATCATACATTTTAAGGGAGCCGATGTGAGGTTGAAGACGGAAAATGCTTTTGTTAGAACCAACAATGTCACGACATGCTTGGCTTTTAAGCCATCGGTGAATTTTCCTATTTATGGAAACTTGGCGCAGACGAACTTCTTAGTAGGTTATGATCTGCAGAAGAGAACTGTGTCCTTCAAGCCTACGGATTGCAGTAAatcttaa
- the LOC142505549 gene encoding uncharacterized protein LOC142505549: MSSLTPGILQKLLQNVGNKDFKVAGEHRSALLQVISIVPSLEDDPWKTKGYYLRVSDSLHSAYVSVCNDDVELILSDKIQLGQFIYITRVDPSSPVPVLCGIKPIPKRRPCVGDPKDLISSDFLNAKKVERKVKSKRNVKKVVGNEDWIVRRLSFGNGRSGSMENKRLSLDSARKGWETSPSGKNGGKGASKVKPKDHLGRSDSKVPSISPLRAKNVIRSPNLLTKNTKKLSLEDLQKGSSISPLKNKNIVVSPKLPPIRNNTKSVKSSDSGSFPSLLNKVVLSSNKWSDSRIFWDLLPSSIHGLGKEVKSHRNTAFVSAVRSLEEASVFESVIQCISMFAELCDLSQRDSCEPLVEKFLDLHEHMTKADSVIRTLMNTRTSETKAVYDSQFCLIPGNKNASLWVQAAVETCLPKFSLYTKGDEKATTNGEKHHCIVLEKTPVKPKTENHSPKDKQTYCINNCSNKTELKVKESSISKKRLSTTKRTNAEHEFFPGSGLKPASILAENLLSSSRMWFFGYLEVSLRNGFGLKRGEDRSQIIGLLGHLKRVDQWLDGAFHYDARTNEKIESLRKKLYEFLLHHVDSAVSHR; this comes from the exons ATGTCTTCCCTCACACCTGGGATACTgcagaaactcttgcaaaatgtTGGTAACAAAGATTTCAAGGTGGCTGGTGAACACCGCTCTGCCCTTCTTCAG GTTATCAGTATTGTACCTTCTCTGGAAGATGATCCATGGAAGACCAAGGGATACTATTTAAGGGTTTCAGATTCACTGCATTCGGCATATGTATCAGTATGTAACGATGATGTGGAGTTGATATTGAGTGATAAGATTCAATTGGGACAATTCATTTACATTACTCGGGTTGACCCGAGTTCCCCTGTCCCTGTTCTTTGTGGTATCAAACCGATCCCAAAGAGACGGCCGTGTGTTGGAGATCCAAAAGATTTGATTTCGAGTGATTTTTTGAATGCCAAGAAAGTGGAAAGGAAGGTGAAATCAAAGAGAAATGTGAAGAAAGTTGTGGGAAATGAAGATTGGATTGTTAGAAGGCTTTCATTTGGAAATGGAAGGAGTGGAAGTATGGAGAATAAGAGGTTGAGTTTGGATTCGGCTCGAAAAGGATGGGAAACGAGTCCTAGCGGTAAAAATGGTGGTAAAGGGGCATCAAAGGTTAAACCAAAGGATCATTTGGGTCGCTCAGATTCC AAAGTACCAAGCATTTCTCCTCTGAGAGCCAAGAATGTTATCCGCTCTCCAAACCTTTTGACTAAGAATACTAAAAAACTCTCCCTTGAAGATTTACAAAAGGGTTCAAGCATTTCACCactgaagaacaagaatatcgTTGTCTCGCCTAAACTTCCGCCTATCCGTAATAATAcgaaaagtgtgaaatcttCAGACTCTGGTTCTTTTCCTTCTCTTTTGAATAAGGTTGTCCTAAGTTCTAATAAATGGTCTGATTCAAGAATATTCTGGGATTTGCTTCCTTCTTCTATCCACGGCCTTGGAAAG GAAGTTAAAAGCCACAGGAACACTGCATTTGTCTCTGCAGTCCGTTCATTAGAAGAAGCATCGGTGTTTGAAAGTGTCATTCAGTGCATCAG CATGTTTGCAGAACTATGTGATTTATCTCAGAGAGATTCTTGTGAGCCATTGGTGGAAAAGTTTTTGGACCTTCACGAGCATATGACCAAAGCTGACTCAGTCATCCGTACCCTGATGAATACTAGAACTTCTGAAACAAAAGCGGTATACGACTCACAGTTTTGCCTCATTCCTGGAAATAAGAATGCATCATTATGGGTTCAAGCTGCAGTTGAGACctgtcttcccaaattttcgTTATACACAAAAGGAGATGAGAAGGCTACTACAAACGGTGAAAAACATCATTGCATCGTGCTAGAAAAAACTCCAGTGAAACCCAAGACAGAGAATCATTCTCCTAAAGATAAGCAAACCTACTGCATTAATAACTGCTCAAATAAAACTGAGCTGAAAGTGAAAGAATCATCTATCTCAAAAAAGCGGCTTTCTACCACGAAGAGAACAAATGCTGAGCACGAATTTTTTCCAGGGTCTGGATTAAAACCAGCGTCTATTTTGGCTGAAAACTTGCTCTCTTCTTCACGTATGTGGTTTTTTGGTTATTTGGAAGTTTCTTTAAGGAATGGTTTTGGGCTAAAAAGAGGTGAAGACCGTTCTCAGATAATAGGCCTTCTCGGGCACCTGAAAAGGGTTGATCAGTGGTTGGATGGTGCATTTCATTACGATGCAAGAACCAATGAGAAAATAGAGAGTTTGAGAAAGAAGTTGTATGAATTTCTACTTCATCATGTTGATTCTGCAGTTTCTCACAGATGA
- the LOC142505750 gene encoding rsm22-cox11 tandem protein 2, mitochondrial-like encodes MGSLISETLPKFTAETLKAAAKLSQRCHIVPVHLRSAIDKYLQDQEVLHMKRKVLSLSQSFNGIKEANLLLPASTSKELVEDPLKANECSQRWKVKSAYGDTGLKYQEDQAIAYVAARMPAVYSALYRVLSEVRRRVPDFVPAKVLDFGAGTSSALWAMTEVWPGSLEQINLVEPSQSMQRAGQSLMKGLQNLPLIHSYDNIQLLTKHINKSGRRHDLVIASYVLGEIPSVKDRITLVRQLWDLTGDILILVEPGTPQGSSIISQMRSHILWMEKRRNRKLQNAAHKASKDLLTLKTGAFIVAPCPHDGPCPLQNTDKYCHFVQRLERTSSQRLYKQSKGPLRGFEDEKFCYVAFRRGLRPREPWPLDGMKFDTLKEMHAKRIPEDLEKDVESQLFTVEGQNDLYEADEKTVASDSNVSETDSLVENDDVEEEYDEDKNGEMPHADLGSGWGRIIYMPFRRGKRVELDVCRSTNGEGTEGSFDRVVITQSKNPTLHHQARRSIWGDLWPLRGEKSQRFYM; translated from the exons ATGGGCTCCTTGATATCCGAAACACTTCCGAAATTCACAGCCGAAACTCTAAAAGCTGCGGCCAAACTGTCTCAGCGCTGTCACATCGTCCCCGTTCATCTACGCTCAGCCATTGACAAGTACCTCCAAG ATCAAGAGGTTCTGCATATGAAGAGGAAAGTGTTGAGCTTGTCGCAATCATTCAATGGAATTAAGGAAGCAAACTTGCTTCTTCCAGCATCGACCTCGAAGGAGCTGGTGGAAGACCCGCTCAAAGCCAATGAATGTTCACAGAGGTGGAAAGTTAAGTCTGCTTATGGGGATACTGGCCTTAAATATCAAGAAGATCAGGCTATCGCTTATGTTGCTGCACGCATGCCTGCTGTATACTCTGCTCTTTACCGCGTCCTCAGTGAG GTGAGAAGAAGGGTTCCTGATTTTGTTCCAGCGAAAGTACTAGATTTTGGGGCAGGAACCAGTTCAGCATTATG GGCAATGACGGAGGTGTGGCCAGGGTCATTGGAGCAGATTAACTTGGTGGAGCCGTCACAATCAATGCAAAGAGCAGGACAGAGCCTGATGAAAG GACTACAAAATTTGCCCCTGATCCATAGCTATGATAACATCCAGTTGTTGACTAAGCATATTAACAAGTCTGGCAGGCGACATGACCTTGTTATTGCT TCGTATGTGCTTGGAGAGATACCATCTGTGAAGGACAGAATTACTCTAGTGCGCCAACTATGGGATCTCACTGGAGATATCCTG ATTCTGGTGGAGCCTGGGACACCACAAGGATCGAGTATCATATCTCAAATGCGATCCCATATCTTATGGATGGAGAAAAGG aGAAATCGCAAATTGCAAAATGCTGCCCATAAAGCCTCCAAGGATCTGTTGACACTTAAAACCGGTGCATTTATAGTTGCACCT TGTCCTCATGATGGACCGTGCCCGTTGCAGAATACAGACAAATACTGTCATTTTGTTCAACGCCTGGAGAGGACATCATCACAGCGATTATACAAG CAATCCAAGGGTCCTCTACGTGGCTTTGAAGATGAGAAGTTCTGTTATGTTGCTTTCAGGCGAGGATTACGACCAAG AGAACCTTGGCCACTTGATGGTATGAAGTTTGATACATTAAAAGAGATGCATGCTAAAAGGATACCTGAAGATCTAGAGAAGGATGTTG AGAGCCAACTTTTTACCGTAGAAGGGCAGAATGATCTGTATGAAGCAGATGAGAAAACCGTTGCATCTGATTCTAATGTGTCGGAAACTGATTCATTAGTGGAGAATGATGATGTAGAGGAAGAATACGATGAGGACAAAAATGGAGAAATGCCTCATGCCGATCTTGGAAGTGGGTGGGGAAGAATCATTTATATGCCATTTCGAAGGGGTAAACGAGTTGAGTTGGATGTGTGCCGTTCAACCAATGGCGAAGGAACAGAAGGATCCTTTGACCGTGTTGTCATCACGCAGAGCAAGAATCCCACTTTGCATCATCAAGCCCGGCGATCAATTTGGGGTGACTTGTGGCCTCTTAGGGGCGAAAAATCGCAAAGGTTTTACATGTAA
- the LOC142505465 gene encoding uncharacterized protein LOC142505465 encodes MELEISNILSKVALFILVQALVYLILSQSSDIFSKTQRTHSFKPARSLSIRRWAAALADIPAGSESSPSTRAAGFLRSFSRNG; translated from the coding sequence ATGGAGTTGGAGATAAGCAACATATTGTCGAAGGTGGCGCTGTTCATTCTTGTTCAAGCTCTTGTGTATTTGATTCTATCTCAGTCTTCCGATATTTTCTCCAAGACCCAGAGAACACACAGCTTCAAGCCTGCTCGTTCTCTCAGCATCCGCCGTTGGGCCGCCGCTCTGGCGGATATTCCGGCAGGCAGCGAGTCGTCTCCGTCTACGAGAGCAGCTGGGTTTTTGCGTTCTTTCAGCCGGAACGGTTGA